TCGAGGTCTTTTTTGGAAGCAGTGACGGCCGGCGGATCAAAAAAGCCGCCCCGTGTGGTCATGGGCGGCTTTGATGCTTGTGTGCTGTAGGGGAAAGGTTCCGAATCGGATTGGTGCGGGCTAAAAAAGAATTACAGGCCGAAATTCGGTCTTTTTAAATTTCGTCTTTCACGATCAGGAACAGGGACGGTTCAGGCCGCCCTGGAGGCCTTTCCGCAGGCCGAGGCTTGCGCCATTTCAAGACCCACCCCGTACCTGCTCGAATACAGGCCGTCCTGGGGCGCGCACCAGCGGACCATGCCTACGCAGTAGTTTTCGCCGATTCTCCGTGCGGTTTCGTCCCCGGGGCGGAAGAGGATTTTCACAGGCTCTCCCTTGGTCAGAGGATGATCCATCTCGATCATGAGGCCGGTGTCGCTGTAGTTGACGACGCGGGACTCGAACGGGCCTTTGGCCGACGAGTACAGTTCGACACGGCAACGCTCCAGGCTGGCCTTGCGCGGTGATTTTCTTTTGTTGATCATGACAATTCCTCCCAAAAAGATCTGGAAAGCATCAGGCAGATAAGACAGGTTCCGGGCCTTGTCCATATATCCATGACAAAAGAATCATTGCCGTCCGTTCATGGCATGCATGATTCTGACCACGGCCAGTTCCTTGGCCTTGGCCTCGACGTCCACGGTCATGGACCGGCCCAGCCAGCACCGGGGAAAGTCGTTCTCGTCGATATAGTCCGCGTGGGGTTTGGGATTGCCCTGCCAGCCTTCGCGCGGGGAGGATATATGGACGTAGGGTTCCCGGCCGCGCCAGGTCGCCGCCGCGAGATCGGTGGCTTCGCATTCGTCCAGGCCGTCGGGGTTGCAGCGGTGGTGATGCACGTCATGGATCAGCGGCAGCCCCAGTTCCATGCACATGGGCAAAAGGTCGGTCACGGTGTAGCTCGCGTCGTCGTTTTCCACGGAGAGTCGCGTGGCCACGTTTTCGGGCAGGCGCCTGAACACTTCGGCGAAGCGGGCCAGGGCGGCGGGCTTGTCGCCGTAGGTGCCGCCGCCGTGAATGTTGATGACGTCCGCTCCGACCAGTTCGGCCAGAAAGGCGTGATATTCCAGCTCGCGTACCGAGTTCTCGACCACGTGGGCATGGGGGGAGGACAGGACCACGAACTGGTCCGGGTGAA
This genomic interval from Desulfomicrobium macestii contains the following:
- a CDS encoding PilZ domain-containing protein, whose amino-acid sequence is MINKRKSPRKASLERCRVELYSSAKGPFESRVVNYSDTGLMIEMDHPLTKGEPVKILFRPGDETARRIGENYCVGMVRWCAPQDGLYSSRYGVGLEMAQASACGKASRAA
- the uvsE gene encoding UV DNA damage repair endonuclease UvsE — its product is MRFGLCCLFLAQEISFRTTTAKVLSAMERKKALEKVSDICLHNADNLLLAVQAAQRLGIGAFRIMSPLFPRMTHPEVGYALEDLPRAETISTRLSATRKFAVEHDIRLSFHPDQFVVLSSPHAHVVENSVRELEYHAFLAELVGADVINIHGGGTYGDKPAALARFAEVFRRLPENVATRLSVENDDASYTVTDLLPMCMELGLPLIHDVHHHRCNPDGLDECEATDLAAATWRGREPYVHISSPREGWQGNPKPHADYIDENDFPRCWLGRSMTVDVEAKAKELAVVRIMHAMNGRQ